A window of the Proteus terrae subsp. cibarius genome harbors these coding sequences:
- the rpsR gene encoding 30S ribosomal protein S18 has protein sequence MARYFRRRKFCRFTAEGVQEIDYKDIATLKNYITESGKIVPSRITGTRAKYQRQLARAIKRARYLSLLPYTDRHQ, from the coding sequence ATGGCACGTTATTTCCGTCGTCGTAAGTTCTGCCGTTTCACAGCAGAAGGCGTACAAGAGATCGATTATAAAGATATCGCTACGCTGAAAAACTATATCACTGAAAGTGGTAAAATTGTACCAAGTCGTATCACCGGTACTCGTGCAAAATACCAGCGTCAGCTGGCTCGTGCTATCAAGCGCGCACGCTACCTGTCTTTATTACCTTATACTGATCGTCATCAGTAA
- the rplI gene encoding 50S ribosomal protein L9 → MQIILLDKVANLGSLGDQVNVKSGYARNYLIPQGKAVSATKKNIEFFEARRAELEAKLAETLAAAEARAAKINALGSVTISSKAGDEGKLFGSIGTRDIADAVTAAGVEMCKSEVRLPNGVLRTTGDHEVHFQVHSDVFAELNVIIVAE, encoded by the coding sequence ATGCAAATTATTCTGCTTGATAAAGTAGCGAATCTGGGTAGCCTGGGTGATCAGGTTAACGTAAAATCGGGCTATGCTCGTAACTATTTAATCCCACAGGGTAAAGCTGTTTCTGCGACTAAGAAAAACATCGAGTTTTTCGAAGCGCGTCGTGCTGAGTTAGAAGCTAAATTAGCTGAAACTTTAGCAGCAGCTGAAGCTCGTGCAGCGAAGATCAATGCACTGGGTTCTGTCACTATCAGCTCTAAAGCGGGTGACGAAGGTAAACTGTTTGGTTCAATCGGTACTCGTGACATCGCTGATGCAGTAACTGCTGCTGGCGTTGAAATGTGTAAGAGCGAAGTTCGCCTGCCAAATGGCGTTCTGCGTACTACTGGTGACCACGAAGTTCACTTCCAAGTTCACAGTGACGTATTCGCTGAACTGAATGTTATCATCGTTGCTGAATAA
- a CDS encoding LysM-like peptidoglycan-binding domain-containing protein encodes MVRASMATRNKKDVTAIHNTDSQINNEVNMGKFPGLHRRAILVIAIVLLVIFFWPTSENNGEPPQPSSSTHDLPVPISPSVSTNDPIYQTSTSQAQDSLNADPAVSPSIEAPTANDPEENVAQTTPQQDTQSTPAQTWQTYTIKEGQTLAQLFRDNQLPVNDAFSMAKSEDQQKSLSQLRTGQAIRLQRNPQGDVSMLEVTNSAGTVITYTRLSDGSYYRTP; translated from the coding sequence ATGGTTCGTGCTAGTATGGCTACAAGGAATAAAAAAGATGTTACAGCAATTCATAATACTGATTCACAGATCAATAATGAGGTGAATATGGGCAAATTCCCTGGCTTACATCGTCGGGCAATACTGGTTATTGCTATTGTTTTATTGGTCATATTTTTTTGGCCAACCAGTGAAAATAATGGTGAACCACCTCAACCGTCATCATCGACACATGACCTTCCTGTGCCTATTTCACCATCAGTATCAACAAATGATCCGATTTATCAAACCTCGACCTCTCAAGCGCAAGATAGCTTAAATGCCGATCCCGCTGTTTCTCCATCAATAGAGGCTCCAACGGCAAATGATCCAGAGGAAAATGTTGCTCAAACAACACCACAACAAGACACTCAATCAACACCAGCGCAAACATGGCAAACTTATACCATTAAAGAGGGGCAAACCTTAGCGCAACTGTTTAGAGACAATCAACTTCCTGTCAATGATGCATTCTCTATGGCGAAATCAGAAGACCAACAGAAATCATTAAGCCAATTACGCACAGGGCAAGCTATTCGTTTACAGCGTAATCCACAAGGTGATGTCAGTATGCTAGAAGTGACAAATAGCGCCGGTACTGTTATCACTTACACTCGTTTGAGTGATGGAAGTTATTACCGTACACCATAG
- a CDS encoding type B 50S ribosomal protein L31, with translation MKLGIHPQYRTVIFHDTSADAYFKVGSTIQTEKKIEYEGQTYPYVTLDVSSQSHPFYTGKQKTHSQEGNVARFNKRFGQFIK, from the coding sequence ATGAAACTAGGTATTCATCCTCAATATCGAACAGTGATTTTCCATGACACAAGTGCAGATGCTTATTTTAAAGTGGGTTCAACCATCCAAACGGAAAAAAAGATAGAGTATGAAGGGCAAACATACCCTTATGTGACATTAGATGTCTCCTCTCAATCACACCCATTTTATACCGGTAAGCAAAAGACACATTCTCAAGAAGGTAATGTGGCACGCTTTAATAAACGTTTTGGTCAATTTATTAAGTAA
- the ykgO gene encoding type B 50S ribosomal protein L36 produces MQVLSSLKSAKQRHPDCKVVRRRGRLYVICKSNPRFKAVQG; encoded by the coding sequence ATGCAGGTATTAAGTTCATTGAAAAGTGCAAAACAACGCCATCCAGATTGTAAAGTGGTGCGTCGCCGTGGTCGCCTTTACGTGATTTGTAAGTCAAACCCACGTTTTAAAGCTGTTCAGGGGTAA
- the zinT gene encoding metal-binding protein ZinT yields the protein MQKPVLSCIFIMGLLGSAMSVLAHGHHHEKVQTQAQRDAANGIFEDKDVLDRQLSDWDGVWQSVEPYLLSGELDEVLQKKAEAKKDKTVEEYRTYYTQGYKTDVDMIGIENNIIEFHRGEKVDSCEYHYDGYRILHYESGKKGVRYLFRCDDAKSQAPKFIQFSDHIIAPEKAGHFHLYMGNTSQDELLKELSNWPTYYPYSMKADDIVHEMLYH from the coding sequence ATGCAAAAGCCAGTTCTTTCTTGTATTTTTATTATGGGACTATTGGGTAGTGCAATGTCTGTTTTAGCACATGGCCACCATCATGAAAAAGTACAAACACAAGCTCAACGAGATGCCGCTAATGGGATTTTTGAGGACAAGGATGTTCTTGATCGCCAACTCAGTGATTGGGATGGTGTATGGCAATCTGTAGAGCCTTATCTTCTTAGTGGCGAGTTAGATGAGGTTTTACAAAAGAAAGCGGAAGCAAAAAAAGATAAAACAGTCGAAGAGTACCGAACTTACTATACACAAGGTTATAAAACTGATGTGGATATGATTGGTATTGAAAATAATATCATCGAGTTCCATCGTGGAGAGAAAGTCGATAGCTGTGAATATCATTATGATGGTTATCGTATTCTACATTATGAGTCTGGTAAAAAAGGGGTACGCTATCTTTTCCGCTGCGATGATGCCAAAAGCCAAGCACCTAAGTTTATTCAATTTAGCGACCACATTATTGCACCAGAGAAAGCAGGGCACTTCCATTTATATATGGGCAATACATCGCAAGATGAGTTACTTAAAGAATTAAGTAATTGGCCAACATATTATCCTTATTCAATGAAAGCAGATGATATTGTTCACGAAATGCTTTATCACTGA
- a CDS encoding NAD-dependent succinate-semialdehyde dehydrogenase — protein sequence MKITTNPYFREQGYIDGLWCNAKNNETVDVVDPATGILLGTVPNMATQEAIMAVDAAQKALPKWRALTAHQRGALLQNWFRLITENKRKLAELMTFEQGKPVAEAEGEIAYAASFIEWFAEQGKRTNGEIIPSPSADKRLMVIKQGIGVCAAITPWNFPAAMITRKAAPALAAGCTMVIKPANETPYTALALAELAAQAGIPAGVINIVTGDAIKIGEVFTSDNRVRKLSFTGSTGVGRLLMRQCSDSVKKVSLELGGNAPFIVFNDADIDKAVEGAMGAKFRNAGQTCVCANRFYIHKDIYQQFSERFVAAVKKLKVGNGFEEGVTIGPLINRKAVEKSQSLLDDTLKRGATLLCGGESDQAGENFFQPTVVGNVPADSHILEEEIFGPVAPLVIFENEDEVVHLANNTIYGLAAYFYSENSQRIWRVAENLEYGMVGINTGLISNEVAPFGGIKQSGLGREGSEHGIEDYMEMKYLCQGL from the coding sequence GTGAAGATAACGACGAATCCCTATTTCCGCGAACAAGGCTATATTGATGGTCTTTGGTGTAATGCTAAAAATAACGAAACTGTTGATGTTGTCGATCCTGCCACGGGTATTTTACTTGGTACTGTACCCAATATGGCAACACAAGAAGCAATAATGGCTGTTGATGCTGCACAAAAAGCCTTACCAAAATGGCGAGCACTCACAGCACATCAGCGCGGAGCATTATTGCAAAATTGGTTTAGATTAATCACTGAAAATAAAAGAAAACTTGCTGAATTAATGACATTTGAGCAAGGAAAACCGGTTGCTGAAGCTGAAGGTGAAATTGCTTATGCAGCCTCTTTTATTGAGTGGTTTGCAGAACAAGGTAAGAGAACCAACGGTGAAATTATTCCCTCACCTTCTGCAGATAAACGCTTGATGGTGATCAAACAAGGTATCGGTGTTTGCGCTGCGATTACACCTTGGAACTTCCCGGCTGCTATGATCACCCGTAAAGCCGCTCCTGCATTAGCGGCAGGTTGTACTATGGTGATTAAACCTGCCAATGAAACACCTTATACCGCATTGGCTTTAGCAGAATTAGCGGCTCAAGCCGGTATTCCCGCTGGTGTTATTAATATTGTAACCGGAGATGCCATTAAAATTGGCGAAGTCTTTACCTCTGACAACCGTGTTCGCAAATTAAGTTTCACAGGCTCTACGGGTGTTGGACGTTTATTAATGCGTCAGTGTTCAGATAGCGTAAAAAAAGTCTCTTTAGAATTAGGTGGCAATGCACCATTTATCGTGTTTAACGATGCCGATATTGATAAAGCGGTTGAAGGTGCAATGGGAGCTAAATTCCGTAATGCAGGACAAACCTGTGTTTGCGCTAACCGTTTTTATATTCATAAAGATATTTATCAACAATTTAGCGAACGCTTTGTTGCTGCCGTTAAAAAGCTCAAAGTGGGAAATGGTTTTGAAGAAGGTGTCACTATTGGGCCTCTTATTAACCGTAAAGCGGTTGAGAAATCACAATCATTGCTTGATGACACACTAAAACGCGGTGCAACACTGCTTTGTGGTGGAGAAAGTGATCAAGCAGGTGAAAATTTTTTCCAGCCTACTGTTGTTGGCAATGTTCCCGCTGATAGCCATATCCTTGAAGAAGAAATATTTGGCCCTGTTGCACCTTTAGTTATTTTTGAAAATGAAGATGAAGTGGTGCATTTAGCAAATAACACCATTTATGGTTTAGCCGCTTATTTTTATAGTGAGAACTCACAACGTATTTGGCGTGTTGCGGAAAATTTAGAATACGGCATGGTGGGTATTAACACCGGTTTAATTTCCAATGAAGTTGCACCATTTGGTGGTATTAAACAATCAGGTTTAGGTCGTGAGGGCTCTGAACACGGCATTGAAGACTATATGGAGATGAAATATCTCTGCCAAGGGTTATAA
- a CDS encoding peptidylprolyl isomerase, with translation MSKPSFDSIESQASYGIGLQVGQQLTESGLQGLEPAALLAGLTDALEGNAPSVPVETLHNALRTMHERAEAVRQERQAELADAGKVFLEENVKNEGVKVTESGLQYKVLTAGEGAIPARTDHVRVHYTGRLIDGTVFDSSVQRGQPAEFPVNGVIAGWIEALTLMPVGSKWELYIPYQLAYGERGAGAAIPPFATLVFEVELLEIL, from the coding sequence ATGTCAAAACCATCATTTGATTCTATCGAATCACAGGCAAGTTACGGTATTGGTCTGCAAGTCGGTCAGCAACTGACTGAATCAGGTCTTCAAGGATTAGAGCCCGCAGCACTGTTAGCTGGCTTGACCGATGCATTAGAAGGTAATGCGCCTTCTGTACCTGTTGAAACATTACACAATGCCTTACGTACTATGCACGAGCGTGCTGAAGCTGTTCGTCAAGAACGCCAAGCAGAGCTGGCTGATGCAGGTAAAGTTTTCTTAGAAGAAAATGTGAAAAATGAAGGCGTTAAAGTTACAGAATCAGGCTTACAGTACAAAGTTCTGACTGCGGGTGAAGGTGCAATTCCAGCGCGTACTGATCATGTTCGTGTTCACTACACTGGTCGTTTAATTGATGGCACTGTGTTTGATAGCTCAGTTCAACGTGGCCAACCTGCTGAATTCCCAGTAAATGGCGTTATCGCAGGCTGGATTGAAGCATTAACATTAATGCCAGTAGGTTCAAAATGGGAATTATATATTCCTTACCAATTAGCTTATGGCGAACGTGGAGCTGGTGCGGCTATTCCTCCATTCGCAACATTAGTATTTGAAGTAGAATTATTAGAAATTTTATAA
- the cysQ gene encoding 3'(2'),5'-bisphosphate nucleotidase CysQ, translating into MLEQVSKLARQAGTAIMQIYQQSEPIQVQEKSDNSPVTEADLAAHQVIKQGLASIAPDIPQLSEEDPPEWEVRRHWDRYWLIDPLDGTKEFISKNGEFTVNIALIEKGIPVLGVVYAPVQNVLYAAANKQAWKEACGQRLPIHASRAEPPVIVISRSHQDDELKEYLSQLGAHQTVAVGSSLKFCLVAEGKAQLYPRFGPTHTWDTAAGHAIAIAAGAHVTDWKGVTLDYSPKESLINPGFRVSIF; encoded by the coding sequence ATGTTAGAACAAGTCAGCAAATTAGCTCGCCAAGCAGGTACGGCGATAATGCAAATCTATCAGCAATCAGAGCCTATCCAAGTACAGGAAAAAAGTGATAATTCACCTGTCACCGAAGCTGATTTAGCTGCTCATCAAGTTATCAAACAAGGACTTGCTTCTATTGCTCCAGATATACCTCAATTATCTGAAGAAGATCCCCCTGAATGGGAAGTTCGTCGCCATTGGGATCGTTATTGGCTGATTGACCCTCTAGATGGAACTAAAGAATTTATCAGTAAGAATGGTGAGTTTACGGTAAATATCGCTTTAATTGAAAAGGGTATTCCTGTTTTAGGAGTTGTCTATGCTCCTGTTCAAAATGTGTTATATGCAGCGGCAAATAAACAGGCGTGGAAAGAAGCTTGTGGGCAACGATTGCCTATTCATGCAAGTCGTGCAGAGCCGCCCGTGATTGTGATTAGTCGTTCTCATCAAGATGATGAATTAAAAGAATACCTCTCACAACTTGGCGCACATCAAACCGTTGCTGTTGGTTCATCTTTGAAGTTTTGTTTAGTCGCTGAAGGTAAAGCACAGCTTTATCCTCGCTTTGGGCCTACACATACATGGGATACCGCGGCAGGTCATGCTATTGCGATTGCGGCGGGTGCACATGTCACGGATTGGAAAGGAGTCACGCTAGATTATTCCCCAAAAGAGTCGCTGATAAATCCAGGATTTAGAGTTTCTATCTTTTAG
- a CDS encoding YtfJ family protein, translated as MHKITLAALLLSTSTWAFAHNITENTVLPAVTINDKGELLYDTTKDKFSYQNWNSGLLSGKVRTVQHIAGRSKAKEMNAPFIEAVKLAKFPHSSYQTTTIINTDDAVFGTGPFVRGSVEDSKKEFPWSQFIVDADGVALKGWGLEKESSAIVVLDKQGKVRFVKEGVLSGAEITTAINFINDLIKE; from the coding sequence ATGCACAAAATAACCTTAGCTGCTCTTTTACTCAGCACATCCACATGGGCATTTGCACATAACATCACTGAAAATACAGTACTTCCCGCTGTCACAATCAATGACAAAGGTGAGTTACTTTATGACACAACCAAAGATAAGTTTAGCTACCAAAATTGGAATAGTGGTCTGCTCAGTGGAAAAGTACGTACTGTTCAGCATATAGCAGGACGTAGCAAAGCTAAGGAGATGAATGCGCCGTTTATTGAAGCCGTAAAACTGGCTAAATTCCCACATAGCAGCTATCAAACTACAACAATTATTAATACTGATGATGCAGTGTTTGGTACAGGCCCATTTGTTCGTGGCAGTGTTGAAGATAGTAAAAAAGAATTTCCTTGGTCACAATTTATTGTTGATGCTGATGGTGTAGCATTAAAAGGCTGGGGATTAGAAAAAGAGAGTTCAGCTATTGTTGTTTTAGATAAACAAGGCAAAGTTCGTTTCGTCAAAGAAGGTGTATTAAGTGGTGCAGAAATCACGACTGCAATCAATTTTATCAACGACTTAATTAAAGAATAA
- a CDS encoding DUF1107 domain-containing protein yields the protein MKIFNRYNPEKIALYVKTLFRGRFYIKGMGAFEFDYGKILLPKIRDKLHFNVMSEVNQQVVLLKAEMG from the coding sequence ATGAAAATCTTCAATCGCTATAACCCTGAAAAAATTGCTCTCTACGTTAAGACATTATTTCGTGGACGGTTTTACATCAAAGGAATGGGTGCATTTGAATTCGATTACGGTAAAATTTTATTACCTAAAATAAGAGATAAGCTACATTTTAATGTCATGAGTGAAGTGAACCAGCAGGTCGTTTTACTAAAAGCAGAAATGGGCTAA
- a CDS encoding hemolysin family protein, whose amino-acid sequence MLNSLLIVLLLCAISAFFSLSEISLAASRRIKLKQLVDEGNINAARVLKMQEMPGMFFTVVQIGLNAVAILAGIVGESAFSPSLKSFYLQFFEEPLAQQLGSICSFIIVTSMFILLADLTPKRIGMIKPEAIALRIVNPMRFCLAFFRPLVWLFNGMADLIFKLFKIPMVRNEDITSDDIFAIVEAGAVAGVLRKQEHELIENVFELESRTVPSAMTPREDVVYFDREETESDIKEKIATQPHSKFLVCEGDIDHIIGYVDSKELLNRVINGQSLNLNEGVHIRKALIIPDTLTLSDMLESFKTSGEDFAIILNEYAMVMGVITLNDVMTTLMGDLIGPGQEEQIVSRDEHSWLVEGGTPIDDVMRVLDIDDFPDSSNYETIAGFMMYRLRKIPKRTDYVKFSGYKFEVVDIDNYKIDQLLVTKVDDIPPVKPILQEHVPVIQTTTEVDIKTDENKTVS is encoded by the coding sequence ATGCTTAATAGTTTACTCATTGTGCTTTTGCTTTGTGCTATCAGCGCCTTTTTTTCGCTGTCTGAAATCTCTCTTGCTGCTTCTCGTCGAATTAAACTCAAACAACTTGTTGATGAGGGCAATATTAACGCCGCACGTGTATTAAAAATGCAAGAAATGCCAGGCATGTTTTTTACCGTTGTGCAAATTGGATTAAATGCCGTCGCTATCCTAGCGGGTATTGTTGGTGAATCTGCATTCTCTCCTTCGTTAAAAAGCTTTTACCTCCAATTTTTTGAAGAGCCATTAGCGCAACAACTTGGATCTATTTGTTCTTTTATTATTGTCACATCCATGTTTATTTTATTGGCTGATTTAACGCCAAAACGCATTGGTATGATAAAACCTGAAGCTATCGCATTAAGAATTGTGAACCCAATGCGTTTCTGCCTTGCCTTTTTCCGCCCTCTGGTTTGGTTATTTAATGGTATGGCAGATCTCATCTTCAAATTATTTAAAATCCCAATGGTAAGAAATGAAGATATTACTTCTGATGATATTTTTGCCATCGTAGAAGCTGGTGCTGTTGCTGGGGTTTTACGTAAACAAGAGCATGAGCTGATAGAGAATGTTTTTGAATTAGAGTCACGTACCGTACCGTCAGCAATGACTCCTCGAGAAGATGTGGTCTATTTTGATCGTGAAGAAACTGAAAGCGATATCAAAGAAAAAATTGCCACTCAACCTCACTCTAAGTTTCTCGTTTGTGAAGGTGATATCGACCATATTATTGGTTATGTTGATTCTAAAGAGCTACTTAATCGTGTTATTAACGGGCAAAGCTTAAATCTCAATGAAGGTGTTCATATCCGTAAGGCTCTGATTATTCCTGATACATTAACGCTTTCAGATATGTTGGAAAGCTTTAAAACATCCGGTGAAGACTTTGCCATCATCCTTAATGAATACGCTATGGTGATGGGTGTTATTACACTAAATGATGTGATGACAACTTTAATGGGCGATTTAATTGGACCAGGGCAAGAAGAGCAAATTGTGAGTCGTGATGAGCACTCATGGTTAGTTGAAGGTGGTACGCCAATTGATGATGTAATGCGTGTACTTGATATCGACGATTTCCCAGATTCAAGTAACTATGAAACTATCGCAGGTTTTATGATGTATCGCTTACGTAAAATTCCAAAACGCACTGATTATGTGAAGTTCTCAGGATACAAATTTGAAGTTGTCGATATTGATAATTACAAAATAGATCAATTACTCGTGACAAAAGTTGATGATATTCCACCTGTTAAGCCAATTTTACAAGAACATGTTCCTGTTATACAGACAACAACAGAAGTCGATATCAAGACAGATGAGAATAAAACGGTAAGCTAA
- the msrA gene encoding peptide-methionine (S)-S-oxide reductase MsrA, whose translation MQHKAYQPENALRGTSIPLEISANHAINGHSINDIPTNMDIAYFAMGCFWGVERLFWQQPGVYSTSAGYSGGVTENPTYQQVCQGLTGHSEVVRVVFDPSVISYSQLLALFWENHNPSQGMRQGNDIGSQYRSAIYTVNEEQYAQAIESKKRYQQAMNTQGATEAITTEIQPAGPFYFAEDYHQQYLHKNPQGYCGLGGIGICYPPEK comes from the coding sequence TTGCAACATAAAGCTTACCAACCAGAGAATGCCTTAAGGGGTACTTCGATACCATTAGAAATATCTGCTAATCATGCTATAAATGGGCATTCTATTAATGATATTCCAACCAATATGGATATTGCTTATTTTGCGATGGGCTGTTTTTGGGGTGTTGAACGTCTGTTTTGGCAACAACCTGGGGTTTACTCAACAAGTGCGGGTTATAGTGGTGGTGTAACTGAAAATCCAACTTACCAACAAGTTTGCCAAGGTTTAACAGGCCATAGTGAAGTGGTGAGAGTTGTTTTTGATCCCTCAGTGATTAGCTATTCACAACTGTTGGCCCTTTTTTGGGAAAATCACAATCCATCACAAGGAATGCGCCAAGGTAATGATATTGGTAGCCAATACCGTTCTGCCATTTACACTGTTAATGAAGAGCAATATGCTCAAGCTATTGAGTCAAAAAAACGTTATCAACAAGCGATGAATACTCAAGGTGCTACTGAAGCAATCACGACTGAAATTCAGCCGGCGGGTCCTTTCTATTTTGCTGAAGATTACCACCAACAATACCTACATAAAAACCCACAAGGTTATTGTGGATTAGGTGGAATAGGTATCTGCTATCCCCCTGAAAAGTAA
- the tamA gene encoding autotransporter assembly complex protein TamA translates to MPRYSVIYVLCLSFIAPVAYGANLRLKVEGLEGQLEKNARVQLSNITTEEVAPDGRFRARVEKAIQEGLRPLGYYQPKVTFTYQENTPPARSVLTAKVEPGIPILLKGVDVVLDGGAKTDSQYAKVIKENTPPLDSVLNHADYEKLKGSLTGLAIRRGYFDAEMQKSQLGVSLDNHASYWDFVFDSGERYRFGKVNYTGSQIREDYLQNIVPFKEGQYYASEDLAEFNRRLAATGWFNSAVVTPDIAKARADGTHLLPMSAVVTPRSRNYVELGGGYATDVGPRLNMQWDKPWMNSRGHSLTSNISVSQPEQSIGANYKIPLKVNPLEQYYGIQGGFKRTDLNDTRSDTTTLNVSRNWDMSTGWQYSVNTRWSLSHFTQGEVTNTTMLLYPGVTASRVRQRGGMMPSWGDSQRYTLDYSNKIWGSDVEFAAFQAQHVWIRTPWDGHRFVVRGNFGWIETNAFEQVPPELRFFAGGDRSVRGFKYQSISPEDSKGNLTGASRMLVGSLEYQYNITGNWWSAVFIDSGEAVNDFTRSDFKTGAGAGVRWASPVGPIKFDLALPVSDVDKRRLQFYIGLGAEL, encoded by the coding sequence GTGCCGAGATACTCCGTTATCTACGTTCTCTGTCTGTCTTTTATCGCGCCTGTTGCCTATGGGGCAAATTTGCGTTTAAAAGTAGAAGGTTTAGAAGGGCAGCTCGAAAAAAATGCGCGAGTCCAGCTATCAAACATTACAACAGAAGAAGTTGCACCTGACGGGCGTTTTCGTGCGCGTGTTGAAAAAGCAATTCAAGAAGGACTTCGCCCTTTAGGTTATTATCAGCCCAAAGTGACATTTACTTATCAAGAAAATACACCGCCTGCACGATCTGTATTAACGGCTAAAGTTGAACCGGGTATTCCGATTTTACTGAAAGGCGTTGATGTGGTTCTTGATGGTGGTGCTAAAACAGATAGTCAATATGCAAAAGTCATTAAAGAAAATACGCCTCCTCTTGATAGTGTTTTAAACCATGCAGATTACGAGAAACTCAAAGGTTCATTAACAGGGCTTGCAATTCGCCGTGGTTATTTTGATGCAGAAATGCAAAAAAGCCAGTTGGGTGTCTCTTTAGATAATCATGCTTCATATTGGGATTTTGTTTTCGATAGTGGAGAACGTTATCGTTTTGGAAAAGTGAATTATACGGGCTCCCAAATCCGTGAAGACTATTTACAAAATATTGTTCCTTTTAAAGAGGGGCAATATTACGCCTCAGAAGATCTGGCTGAATTTAATCGCCGTTTAGCGGCAACAGGGTGGTTTAATTCTGCGGTTGTGACACCCGATATTGCTAAAGCGCGCGCTGATGGCACTCACCTGTTACCGATGAGTGCAGTTGTAACACCTCGCTCTCGCAACTATGTTGAACTTGGTGGGGGCTATGCTACTGATGTGGGCCCTCGTCTTAATATGCAGTGGGATAAGCCTTGGATGAACTCACGAGGACACAGCTTAACCTCTAATATCAGCGTTTCTCAGCCTGAGCAATCTATTGGTGCCAATTATAAAATTCCTCTGAAGGTCAATCCATTAGAGCAGTACTACGGTATTCAGGGAGGGTTTAAACGTACCGATCTGAATGACACCCGCTCTGATACCACAACGCTAAATGTGTCTCGTAACTGGGATATGTCAACAGGCTGGCAATATAGCGTGAATACACGTTGGAGCCTCAGCCACTTTACCCAAGGTGAAGTTACGAATACCACTATGTTGCTTTATCCGGGTGTTACAGCAAGTCGAGTTCGTCAACGAGGCGGTATGATGCCTTCTTGGGGGGATAGCCAACGTTATACATTAGATTACTCTAATAAAATATGGGGTTCTGATGTCGAATTTGCTGCATTTCAAGCACAACACGTTTGGATACGTACACCATGGGATGGGCACCGCTTTGTGGTAAGAGGTAACTTTGGTTGGATTGAAACTAACGCGTTTGAGCAAGTACCGCCTGAATTACGTTTCTTTGCTGGTGGTGATAGAAGTGTTCGAGGCTTTAAATACCAAAGTATTTCACCAGAAGATAGTAAAGGTAATTTAACGGGGGCATCAAGAATGCTTGTTGGATCGTTAGAATATCAATATAACATCACGGGTAACTGGTGGAGTGCTGTCTTTATTGATAGTGGTGAAGCAGTTAATGATTTTACGCGCAGTGATTTTAAAACAGGTGCGGGTGCAGGTGTTCGTTGGGCATCACCAGTTGGTCCAATTAAATTTGATTTAGCTTTACCTGTGAGTGACGTTGATAAACGTAGACTCCAGTTTTATATCGGGTTAGGAGCAGAGTTATGA